In one window of Mercurialis annua linkage group LG4, ddMerAnnu1.2, whole genome shotgun sequence DNA:
- the LOC126677215 gene encoding uncharacterized protein LOC126677215 isoform X2, which yields MGAIFLAASAMHSTSTFHLLHKNVSNYCLLHNPKIFPRTRRLYNGHWHCKQKPVVLSSTDDSNATFTGVVNSGDDLSSQRAQVLEDEENELIAAKMALSEARSKHQALEKERDQLLEELARSEAKQQEYAATIVHDKELAVSELEAAKSLFHQKLQETVEEKFTLESRLVLAKQDALELAVQVEKLAETAFQQATSHILEDAQMRVAAAETTVAEAAFQIEEKIRNATEDTILSIVEQSKDAIAKALDVAEKAGDHAAKAVAIFSDGINPVDEIASMKLENIRLEGVVNGLESQLLVTRSQVDKLKAELDQVRSQAKAYEVRANDAEKALLEFQETNRKKATQQEENINSLLEKMKKDAAEKKKAASRAFKSEIESIKAIIEAAKETAYSRENAYMKRCESLHRSLRASESASKMWRQRAEMAESLFLDDEKDEDTIYIVNGGRIDLLTDDDSQKWKLLSDGPRREMPQWMARRIGTIRPKFPPKKTNVSDALISKFRHLDLPKPNEVWSIAQEKPKEGDTLIDHVTEKETIEKKRKSLERVLQRKTIQWQRTPEQTKLEPGTGTGREIVFQGFNWESCRRQWYMDLAPKAADLSQCGVTAVWLPPPTQSVAPQGYMPSDLYNLNSAYGSEEELKHCIKEMHSHDILVLGDVVLNHRCAHKQSSNGVWNIFGGKLAWGPEAIVCDDPNFQGRGNPSSGDIFHAAPNIDHSQEFVRKDVKEWLNWLRNHIGYDGWRLDFVRGFSGTYVKEYIEASNPAFSIGEYWDSLAYEHGSLCYNQDAHRQRIINWINATSGTSSAFDVTTKGILHSALHNQYWRLIDPQGKPTGVMGWWASRAVTFLENHDTGSTQGHWPFPRDKLAQGYAYILTHPGTPVIFYDHFYDFGIREIITELVEARRRAGIHCRSSVKIYHANNEGYVAQIGDTLVMKLGQFDWNPSKENNLEGSWQKFVDKGEDYQLWLRQ from the exons ATGGGAGCCATTTTCCTGGCTGCTTCTGCTATGCACTCCACCTCCACCTTTCATTTGCTtcataaaaatgtttcaaattatTGTCTGCTTCACAATCCTAAGATCTTTCCACGGACAAG GAGATTGTATAATGGCCACTGGCATTGTAAACAGAAACCTGTTGTTTTATCAAGTACA GACGATTCAAATGCTACATTCACAGGTGTGGTCAACAGTGGAGATGATCTTTCATCTCAAAGAGCTCAAGTGTTGGAGGATGAAGAAAATGAGTTAATTGCTGCTAAGATGGCTCTTTCTGAGGCCCGATCCAAACACCAAGCACTTGAGAAAGAAAGAGATCAGTTACTCGAAGAGTTGGCTAGATCTGAGGCTAAGCAGCAAGAGTATGCTGCTACCATAGTGCATGACAAGGAATTGGCAGTTTCAGAACTTGAGGCAGCTAAATCACTGTTCCATCAGAAGCTGCAGGAGACAGTAGAAGAGAAGTTCACTTTAGAATCTAGGCTGGTTCTTGCAAAGCAAGATGCTCTTGAGCTTGCAGTGCAAGTTGAAAAGTTGGCGGAAACTGCTTTTCAGCAAGCAACATCTCATATTCTAGAAGATGCTCAAATGAGGGTAGCTGCTGCTGAAACTACTGTTGCTGAAGCAGCGTTTCAGATTGAAGAGAAAATCAGGAATGCAACTGAAGATACTATACTTTCAATTGTTGAACAGTCAAAAGATGCTATAGCGAAGGCCCTTGATGTGGCAGAAAAAGCTGGTGACCATGCAGCAAAAGCAGTGGCTATCTTTTCTGATGGTATTAATCCAGTTGATGAGATTGCTTCCATGAAGTTAGAGAATATTAGATTAGAAGGTGTTGTAAATGGTTTAGAATCTCAGTTGTTAGTAACAAGAAGTCAGGTTGATAAGTTGAAGGCGGAATTGGACCAGGTTCGATCACAAGCTAAAGCCTATGAAGTCCGAGCCAATGATGCTGAGAAAGCTTTGCTTGAATTTCAGGAGACAAACAGGAAAAAGGCTACCCAGCAGGAAGAAAACATTAACTCTTTGCTGGAGAAAATGAAGAAGGATGCTGCAGAAAAAAAGAAGGCAGCATCAAGGGCTTTTAAGTCTGAAATAGAAAGCATAAAGGCGATTATTGAAGCTGCTAAAGAAACAGCGTATTCAAGAGAAAATGCTTACATGAAGAGGTGTGAATCATTGCATAGATCATTAAGGGCCTCTGAATCCGCTTCAAAAATGTGGAGGCAGAGAGCAGAAATGGCAGAGTCACTATTTTTAGATGATGAAAAGGATGAAGACACTATCTACATAGTTAATGGTGGGCGCATAGATCTTTTGACTGATGATGATTCACAGAAATGGAAGCTTTTGAGTGATGGTCCTCGAAGAGAGATGCCTCAATGGATGGCAAGAAGGATCGGGACTATTCGTCCCAAGTTTCCACCAAAGAAAACTAATGTATCTGACGCATTGATATCAAAATtcagacatttggatttgcccAAACCTAATGAAGTATGGTCAATTGCTCAAGAAAAGCCAAAGGAAGGGGACACACTAATTGATCATGTAACTGAGAAAGAAACGATAGAGAAGAAGAGGAAGTCCTTAGAACGTGTTCTCCAACGGAAGACAATACAATGGCAAAGAACCCCAGAACAAACAAAATTGG AACCAGGAACTGGAACAGGGCGTGAGATTGTG TTTCAAGGTTTCAATTGGGAAAGCTGCAGAAGACAGTGGTATATGGATTTAGCTCCTAAAGCTGCTGATTTATCTCAATGTGGAGTGACGGCAGTATGGCTCCCACCACCCACACAATCAGTTGCTCCTCAAG GTTATATGCCGTCGGATCTCTACAACTTGAACTCGGCTTATGGCTCTGAGGAAGAATTGAAACACTGTATAAAGGAAATGCATTCTCATGATATTTTG GTCTTGGGAGATGTTGTGCTTAATCATCGGTGTGCGCACAAACAG AGTTCAAATGGTGTATGGAATATATTTGGAGGAAAACTTGCATGGGGACCTGAAGCAATTGTTTGTGATGATCCAAATTTCCAGGGTCGTGGAAATCCTTCAAGTG GTGATATCTTCCATGCAGCTCCTAATATTGATCATTCTCAAGAATTTGTAAGAAAAGACGTAAAGGAATGGCTAAATTGGCTTAGAAATCATATTGGTTATGATGGGTGGCGGCTTGATTTTGTAAG AGGTTTCTCAGGTACATATGTCAAAGAATATATTGAGGCTTCAAATCCTGCATTTTCTATAGGAGAATACTGGGATAGTTTAGCTTATGAACATGGTAGCCTGTGTTACAATCAAG ATGCTCATCGGCAAAGGATAATCAATTGGATCAACGCCACCAGTGGTACTTCCTCAGCATTTGATGTCACAACAAAG gGAATTCTCCATTCTGCTCTGCATAACCAATATTGGAGGTTAATAGATCCTCAAGGAAAACCAACAGGAGTGATGGGATGGTGGGCTTCACGTGctgtcacatttttagagaaCCATGATACAGGATCGACACAG GGACACTGGCCGTTCCCACGAGATAAACTGGCACAGGGATATGCGTATATTTTGACCCATCCCGGAACG CCTGTGATCTTCTATGATCATTTCTATGATTTTGGAATCCGAGAAATAATCACGGAGCTTGTCGAGGCTAGAAGACGGGCAGGAATCCATTGTCGGAGTTCAGTCAAGATATACCATGCCAACAATGAAGGTTATGTTGCACAGATTGGTGATACACTAGTGATGAAGCTTGGACAATTTGATTGGAACCCATCAAAGGAAAACAATCTGGAAGGAAGCTGGCAAAAGTTTGTTGATAAAGGAGAAGATTATCAGCTATGGTTAAGACAGTAG
- the LOC126677215 gene encoding uncharacterized protein LOC126677215 isoform X5 gives MALSEARSKHQALEKERDQLLEELARSEAKQQEYAATIVHDKELAVSELEAAKSLFHQKLQETVEEKFTLESRLVLAKQDALELAVQVEKLAETAFQQATSHILEDAQMRVAAAETTVAEAAFQIEEKIRNATEDTILSIVEQSKDAIAKALDVAEKAGDHAAKAVAIFSDGINPVDEIASMKLENIRLEGVVNGLESQLLVTRSQVDKLKAELDQVRSQAKAYEVRANDAEKALLEFQETNRKKATQQEENINSLLEKMKKDAAEKKKAASRAFKSEIESIKAIIEAAKETAYSRENAYMKRCESLHRSLRASESASKMWRQRAEMAESLFLDDEKDEDTIYIVNGGRIDLLTDDDSQKWKLLSDGPRREMPQWMARRIGTIRPKFPPKKTNVSDALISKFRHLDLPKPNEVWSIAQEKPKEGDTLIDHVTEKETIEKKRKSLERVLQRKTIQWQRTPEQTKLEPGTGTGREIVFQGFNWESCRRQWYMDLAPKAADLSQCGVTAVWLPPPTQSVAPQGYMPSDLYNLNSAYGSEEELKHCIKEMHSHDILVLGDVVLNHRCAHKQSSNGVWNIFGGKLAWGPEAIVCDDPNFQGRGNPSSGDIFHAAPNIDHSQEFVRKDVKEWLNWLRNHIGYDGWRLDFVRGFSGTYVKEYIEASNPAFSIGEYWDSLAYEHGSLCYNQDAHRQRIINWINATSGTSSAFDVTTKGILHSALHNQYWRLIDPQGKPTGVMGWWASRAVTFLENHDTGSTQGHWPFPRDKLAQGYAYILTHPGTPVIFYDHFYDFGIREIITELVEARRRAGIHCRSSVKIYHANNEGYVAQIGDTLVMKLGQFDWNPSKENNLEGSWQKFVDKGEDYQLWLRQ, from the exons ATGGCTCTTTCTGAGGCCCGATCCAAACACCAAGCACTTGAGAAAGAAAGAGATCAGTTACTCGAAGAGTTGGCTAGATCTGAGGCTAAGCAGCAAGAGTATGCTGCTACCATAGTGCATGACAAGGAATTGGCAGTTTCAGAACTTGAGGCAGCTAAATCACTGTTCCATCAGAAGCTGCAGGAGACAGTAGAAGAGAAGTTCACTTTAGAATCTAGGCTGGTTCTTGCAAAGCAAGATGCTCTTGAGCTTGCAGTGCAAGTTGAAAAGTTGGCGGAAACTGCTTTTCAGCAAGCAACATCTCATATTCTAGAAGATGCTCAAATGAGGGTAGCTGCTGCTGAAACTACTGTTGCTGAAGCAGCGTTTCAGATTGAAGAGAAAATCAGGAATGCAACTGAAGATACTATACTTTCAATTGTTGAACAGTCAAAAGATGCTATAGCGAAGGCCCTTGATGTGGCAGAAAAAGCTGGTGACCATGCAGCAAAAGCAGTGGCTATCTTTTCTGATGGTATTAATCCAGTTGATGAGATTGCTTCCATGAAGTTAGAGAATATTAGATTAGAAGGTGTTGTAAATGGTTTAGAATCTCAGTTGTTAGTAACAAGAAGTCAGGTTGATAAGTTGAAGGCGGAATTGGACCAGGTTCGATCACAAGCTAAAGCCTATGAAGTCCGAGCCAATGATGCTGAGAAAGCTTTGCTTGAATTTCAGGAGACAAACAGGAAAAAGGCTACCCAGCAGGAAGAAAACATTAACTCTTTGCTGGAGAAAATGAAGAAGGATGCTGCAGAAAAAAAGAAGGCAGCATCAAGGGCTTTTAAGTCTGAAATAGAAAGCATAAAGGCGATTATTGAAGCTGCTAAAGAAACAGCGTATTCAAGAGAAAATGCTTACATGAAGAGGTGTGAATCATTGCATAGATCATTAAGGGCCTCTGAATCCGCTTCAAAAATGTGGAGGCAGAGAGCAGAAATGGCAGAGTCACTATTTTTAGATGATGAAAAGGATGAAGACACTATCTACATAGTTAATGGTGGGCGCATAGATCTTTTGACTGATGATGATTCACAGAAATGGAAGCTTTTGAGTGATGGTCCTCGAAGAGAGATGCCTCAATGGATGGCAAGAAGGATCGGGACTATTCGTCCCAAGTTTCCACCAAAGAAAACTAATGTATCTGACGCATTGATATCAAAATtcagacatttggatttgcccAAACCTAATGAAGTATGGTCAATTGCTCAAGAAAAGCCAAAGGAAGGGGACACACTAATTGATCATGTAACTGAGAAAGAAACGATAGAGAAGAAGAGGAAGTCCTTAGAACGTGTTCTCCAACGGAAGACAATACAATGGCAAAGAACCCCAGAACAAACAAAATTGG AACCAGGAACTGGAACAGGGCGTGAGATTGTG TTTCAAGGTTTCAATTGGGAAAGCTGCAGAAGACAGTGGTATATGGATTTAGCTCCTAAAGCTGCTGATTTATCTCAATGTGGAGTGACGGCAGTATGGCTCCCACCACCCACACAATCAGTTGCTCCTCAAG GTTATATGCCGTCGGATCTCTACAACTTGAACTCGGCTTATGGCTCTGAGGAAGAATTGAAACACTGTATAAAGGAAATGCATTCTCATGATATTTTG GTCTTGGGAGATGTTGTGCTTAATCATCGGTGTGCGCACAAACAG AGTTCAAATGGTGTATGGAATATATTTGGAGGAAAACTTGCATGGGGACCTGAAGCAATTGTTTGTGATGATCCAAATTTCCAGGGTCGTGGAAATCCTTCAAGTG GTGATATCTTCCATGCAGCTCCTAATATTGATCATTCTCAAGAATTTGTAAGAAAAGACGTAAAGGAATGGCTAAATTGGCTTAGAAATCATATTGGTTATGATGGGTGGCGGCTTGATTTTGTAAG AGGTTTCTCAGGTACATATGTCAAAGAATATATTGAGGCTTCAAATCCTGCATTTTCTATAGGAGAATACTGGGATAGTTTAGCTTATGAACATGGTAGCCTGTGTTACAATCAAG ATGCTCATCGGCAAAGGATAATCAATTGGATCAACGCCACCAGTGGTACTTCCTCAGCATTTGATGTCACAACAAAG gGAATTCTCCATTCTGCTCTGCATAACCAATATTGGAGGTTAATAGATCCTCAAGGAAAACCAACAGGAGTGATGGGATGGTGGGCTTCACGTGctgtcacatttttagagaaCCATGATACAGGATCGACACAG GGACACTGGCCGTTCCCACGAGATAAACTGGCACAGGGATATGCGTATATTTTGACCCATCCCGGAACG CCTGTGATCTTCTATGATCATTTCTATGATTTTGGAATCCGAGAAATAATCACGGAGCTTGTCGAGGCTAGAAGACGGGCAGGAATCCATTGTCGGAGTTCAGTCAAGATATACCATGCCAACAATGAAGGTTATGTTGCACAGATTGGTGATACACTAGTGATGAAGCTTGGACAATTTGATTGGAACCCATCAAAGGAAAACAATCTGGAAGGAAGCTGGCAAAAGTTTGTTGATAAAGGAGAAGATTATCAGCTATGGTTAAGACAGTAG
- the LOC126677215 gene encoding uncharacterized protein LOC126677215 isoform X4 → MFQIIVCFTILRSFHGQGDCIMATGIVNRNLLFYQDDSNATFTGVVNSGDDLSSQRAQVLEDEENELIAAKMALSEARSKHQALEKERDQLLEELARSEAKQQEYAATIVHDKELAVSELEAAKSLFHQKLQETVEEKFTLESRLVLAKQDALELAVQVEKLAETAFQQATSHILEDAQMRVAAAETTVAEAAFQIEEKIRNATEDTILSIVEQSKDAIAKALDVAEKAGDHAAKAVAIFSDGINPVDEIASMKLENIRLEGVVNGLESQLLVTRSQVDKLKAELDQVRSQAKAYEVRANDAEKALLEFQETNRKKATQQEENINSLLEKMKKDAAEKKKAASRAFKSEIESIKAIIEAAKETAYSRENAYMKRCESLHRSLRASESASKMWRQRAEMAESLFLDDEKDEDTIYIVNGGRIDLLTDDDSQKWKLLSDGPRREMPQWMARRIGTIRPKFPPKKTNVSDALISKFRHLDLPKPNEVWSIAQEKPKEGDTLIDHVTEKETIEKKRKSLERVLQRKTIQWQRTPEQTKLEPGTGTGREIVFQGFNWESCRRQWYMDLAPKAADLSQCGVTAVWLPPPTQSVAPQGYMPSDLYNLNSAYGSEEELKHCIKEMHSHDILVLGDVVLNHRCAHKQSSNGVWNIFGGKLAWGPEAIVCDDPNFQGRGNPSSGDIFHAAPNIDHSQEFVRKDVKEWLNWLRNHIGYDGWRLDFVRGFSGTYVKEYIEASNPAFSIGEYWDSLAYEHGSLCYNQDAHRQRIINWINATSGTSSAFDVTTKGILHSALHNQYWRLIDPQGKPTGVMGWWASRAVTFLENHDTGSTQGHWPFPRDKLAQGYAYILTHPGTPVIFYDHFYDFGIREIITELVEARRRAGIHCRSSVKIYHANNEGYVAQIGDTLVMKLGQFDWNPSKENNLEGSWQKFVDKGEDYQLWLRQ, encoded by the exons atgtttcaaattatTGTCTGCTTCACAATCCTAAGATCTTTCCACGGACAAG GAGATTGTATAATGGCCACTGGCATTGTAAACAGAAACCTGTTGTTTTATCAA GACGATTCAAATGCTACATTCACAGGTGTGGTCAACAGTGGAGATGATCTTTCATCTCAAAGAGCTCAAGTGTTGGAGGATGAAGAAAATGAGTTAATTGCTGCTAAGATGGCTCTTTCTGAGGCCCGATCCAAACACCAAGCACTTGAGAAAGAAAGAGATCAGTTACTCGAAGAGTTGGCTAGATCTGAGGCTAAGCAGCAAGAGTATGCTGCTACCATAGTGCATGACAAGGAATTGGCAGTTTCAGAACTTGAGGCAGCTAAATCACTGTTCCATCAGAAGCTGCAGGAGACAGTAGAAGAGAAGTTCACTTTAGAATCTAGGCTGGTTCTTGCAAAGCAAGATGCTCTTGAGCTTGCAGTGCAAGTTGAAAAGTTGGCGGAAACTGCTTTTCAGCAAGCAACATCTCATATTCTAGAAGATGCTCAAATGAGGGTAGCTGCTGCTGAAACTACTGTTGCTGAAGCAGCGTTTCAGATTGAAGAGAAAATCAGGAATGCAACTGAAGATACTATACTTTCAATTGTTGAACAGTCAAAAGATGCTATAGCGAAGGCCCTTGATGTGGCAGAAAAAGCTGGTGACCATGCAGCAAAAGCAGTGGCTATCTTTTCTGATGGTATTAATCCAGTTGATGAGATTGCTTCCATGAAGTTAGAGAATATTAGATTAGAAGGTGTTGTAAATGGTTTAGAATCTCAGTTGTTAGTAACAAGAAGTCAGGTTGATAAGTTGAAGGCGGAATTGGACCAGGTTCGATCACAAGCTAAAGCCTATGAAGTCCGAGCCAATGATGCTGAGAAAGCTTTGCTTGAATTTCAGGAGACAAACAGGAAAAAGGCTACCCAGCAGGAAGAAAACATTAACTCTTTGCTGGAGAAAATGAAGAAGGATGCTGCAGAAAAAAAGAAGGCAGCATCAAGGGCTTTTAAGTCTGAAATAGAAAGCATAAAGGCGATTATTGAAGCTGCTAAAGAAACAGCGTATTCAAGAGAAAATGCTTACATGAAGAGGTGTGAATCATTGCATAGATCATTAAGGGCCTCTGAATCCGCTTCAAAAATGTGGAGGCAGAGAGCAGAAATGGCAGAGTCACTATTTTTAGATGATGAAAAGGATGAAGACACTATCTACATAGTTAATGGTGGGCGCATAGATCTTTTGACTGATGATGATTCACAGAAATGGAAGCTTTTGAGTGATGGTCCTCGAAGAGAGATGCCTCAATGGATGGCAAGAAGGATCGGGACTATTCGTCCCAAGTTTCCACCAAAGAAAACTAATGTATCTGACGCATTGATATCAAAATtcagacatttggatttgcccAAACCTAATGAAGTATGGTCAATTGCTCAAGAAAAGCCAAAGGAAGGGGACACACTAATTGATCATGTAACTGAGAAAGAAACGATAGAGAAGAAGAGGAAGTCCTTAGAACGTGTTCTCCAACGGAAGACAATACAATGGCAAAGAACCCCAGAACAAACAAAATTGG AACCAGGAACTGGAACAGGGCGTGAGATTGTG TTTCAAGGTTTCAATTGGGAAAGCTGCAGAAGACAGTGGTATATGGATTTAGCTCCTAAAGCTGCTGATTTATCTCAATGTGGAGTGACGGCAGTATGGCTCCCACCACCCACACAATCAGTTGCTCCTCAAG GTTATATGCCGTCGGATCTCTACAACTTGAACTCGGCTTATGGCTCTGAGGAAGAATTGAAACACTGTATAAAGGAAATGCATTCTCATGATATTTTG GTCTTGGGAGATGTTGTGCTTAATCATCGGTGTGCGCACAAACAG AGTTCAAATGGTGTATGGAATATATTTGGAGGAAAACTTGCATGGGGACCTGAAGCAATTGTTTGTGATGATCCAAATTTCCAGGGTCGTGGAAATCCTTCAAGTG GTGATATCTTCCATGCAGCTCCTAATATTGATCATTCTCAAGAATTTGTAAGAAAAGACGTAAAGGAATGGCTAAATTGGCTTAGAAATCATATTGGTTATGATGGGTGGCGGCTTGATTTTGTAAG AGGTTTCTCAGGTACATATGTCAAAGAATATATTGAGGCTTCAAATCCTGCATTTTCTATAGGAGAATACTGGGATAGTTTAGCTTATGAACATGGTAGCCTGTGTTACAATCAAG ATGCTCATCGGCAAAGGATAATCAATTGGATCAACGCCACCAGTGGTACTTCCTCAGCATTTGATGTCACAACAAAG gGAATTCTCCATTCTGCTCTGCATAACCAATATTGGAGGTTAATAGATCCTCAAGGAAAACCAACAGGAGTGATGGGATGGTGGGCTTCACGTGctgtcacatttttagagaaCCATGATACAGGATCGACACAG GGACACTGGCCGTTCCCACGAGATAAACTGGCACAGGGATATGCGTATATTTTGACCCATCCCGGAACG CCTGTGATCTTCTATGATCATTTCTATGATTTTGGAATCCGAGAAATAATCACGGAGCTTGTCGAGGCTAGAAGACGGGCAGGAATCCATTGTCGGAGTTCAGTCAAGATATACCATGCCAACAATGAAGGTTATGTTGCACAGATTGGTGATACACTAGTGATGAAGCTTGGACAATTTGATTGGAACCCATCAAAGGAAAACAATCTGGAAGGAAGCTGGCAAAAGTTTGTTGATAAAGGAGAAGATTATCAGCTATGGTTAAGACAGTAG